A region of Deinococcus rubellus DNA encodes the following proteins:
- a CDS encoding DeoR/GlpR family DNA-binding transcription regulator, translated as MSIDNVAPLPGRQQDILRRALSEKVVRIKDLAAEFGVHEMTVRRDLDALCEQGKLLRVHGGAQLLDKTSEELSQSMRAAQNVDAKERIARAALLLIQDGDTVALDASTTSLALARLLPARKVQVIACSLDAANVLSAAGVPFLMVGGNFHAPARSFVGAFFTDTISRLHPDLVFFSAKAYTFETGFTDPHLPEVGAKRALIASGSSVVALLDSSKVGRRALATIAGHADINTLITDADLPAELLSQLDEADIQVIVAP; from the coding sequence ATGTCAATCGACAATGTGGCTCCCTTGCCAGGGAGGCAGCAGGACATTTTGCGCCGCGCCCTGAGCGAGAAGGTGGTGCGGATCAAGGATCTGGCCGCCGAGTTTGGTGTGCACGAGATGACTGTGCGGCGTGATCTGGACGCGCTGTGCGAGCAGGGCAAGCTGCTGCGCGTTCACGGCGGAGCGCAACTGCTGGACAAGACCAGCGAGGAGTTGTCGCAGTCCATGCGGGCCGCGCAGAACGTGGACGCCAAAGAGCGTATCGCGCGGGCGGCCCTGCTGCTGATTCAGGACGGCGACACGGTGGCCCTGGACGCCAGCACCACCTCGCTGGCCCTCGCGAGGCTCCTTCCGGCCCGCAAGGTGCAGGTCATCGCTTGCAGCCTCGACGCCGCCAACGTGCTCTCTGCCGCCGGGGTGCCGTTTCTGATGGTGGGCGGCAACTTTCACGCGCCCGCCCGCTCGTTCGTCGGGGCGTTTTTCACCGATACCATCTCGCGGCTGCATCCGGACCTGGTGTTCTTTTCAGCCAAGGCCTACACCTTCGAGACCGGCTTCACCGACCCGCACCTGCCGGAAGTGGGGGCCAAGCGGGCGCTGATCGCCAGCGGCAGCAGCGTGGTGGCCTTGCTCGACAGCAGCAAGGTGGGCCGCCGGGCGCTGGCGACGATTGCTGGCCACGCCGATATCAACACCCTGATCACCGACGCCGACCTGCCTGCCGAACTGCTCAGCCAGCTCGACGAGGCCGACATTCAGGTGATTGTGGCCCCCTGA
- a CDS encoding bifunctional aldolase/short-chain dehydrogenase, translating to MTETQPRTTVPKDRWNDADAPKSDGLASLSYRSNLLGSDRTLVNIYGGNTSTKSVEKDHLGRDVTVLWVKGSGSDIATITEKGFAGLKLDEVLPLFDRAEMTDEEMTAYLDRTAFEVGRPRQSIETLLHAFVPAKHVDHTHPDAIIGIACTLGGPDVMREIYGDRAAWVDYIRPGFTLSQQIGAAVRGNPKLEAVVMGKHGLVTWGDTSKESYEKTLQIIGEAQAYLDAHAEAQPFGGAKVQSVPEGERDALLAAVLPILRGAMKGARPVILEVDTSPSVLEFVNSNAAAELSQVGAACPDHLVHTKRVPLYLDWTPEQGQDALIAAAQDGVKRFKAEYAEYFDANKAEGDVMFTPSPRVVLIPGLGMVTSGPDAQGADVSRQLYTRAIQVMKSASSLSGFVSLSAAESYAIEYWPMELYKLSLKPAPKALEGHVALITGAASGIGRAIAHRLAADGAHIVVADLNADGGAVVAGEVTRQRGHRRATSVSMNVTEESQVIGAYQHAVLTYGGVDIAVNNAGIASSAPIEDTSLEMWNRNQSILSTGYFLVARQAFRLMKAQGTGGNLVFIGSKNSVAAGKNAAAYSAAKAAELHLARCLAEEGGAAGIRVNSVLPDGILAGSSIWDGKWRAERAATYGIEPDKLEEFYRNRTTLKVNVLPEDIAEATYWLTSPASAKTTGGVITVDGGVPTAYVR from the coding sequence ATGACCGAGACCCAGCCCCGCACCACCGTCCCCAAAGACCGCTGGAACGATGCCGACGCGCCCAAATCTGACGGCCTCGCTTCTCTTTCCTACCGCTCCAACCTGCTCGGCTCAGACCGCACCCTTGTGAATATCTACGGCGGCAACACCAGCACCAAGAGTGTGGAGAAAGATCATCTGGGCCGCGACGTGACGGTGCTGTGGGTCAAGGGGTCGGGGTCGGACATCGCCACCATTACCGAGAAAGGCTTCGCGGGGCTGAAGCTCGACGAGGTGCTGCCGCTGTTTGACCGCGCCGAGATGACCGACGAGGAGATGACGGCCTACCTGGACCGCACTGCCTTCGAGGTGGGCCGCCCGCGCCAGAGCATCGAGACGTTGCTGCACGCCTTCGTTCCCGCCAAGCACGTGGACCACACCCACCCCGACGCCATCATCGGCATTGCCTGTACGCTGGGCGGCCCGGACGTGATGCGCGAGATCTACGGGGACCGGGCAGCCTGGGTGGACTACATTCGGCCCGGCTTTACCCTGTCGCAGCAGATCGGCGCAGCGGTGCGAGGCAATCCCAAGCTGGAAGCGGTGGTGATGGGCAAGCACGGCCTGGTCACCTGGGGCGACACCTCCAAAGAGAGTTACGAGAAGACCTTGCAGATCATCGGTGAGGCGCAGGCCTACCTCGATGCCCACGCTGAGGCCCAGCCGTTCGGCGGCGCGAAAGTGCAGAGCGTGCCGGAGGGGGAGCGTGACGCCCTGCTGGCGGCGGTGCTACCGATCTTGCGCGGCGCGATGAAGGGAGCGCGTCCGGTGATTCTGGAAGTGGACACCTCGCCGAGCGTCTTAGAATTCGTCAACTCCAACGCCGCCGCCGAACTCTCACAGGTGGGTGCGGCCTGCCCCGATCACCTCGTGCATACCAAGCGGGTGCCGCTGTACCTCGACTGGACGCCGGAGCAGGGTCAGGATGCCCTCATAGCCGCCGCGCAGGACGGGGTAAAGCGCTTCAAAGCCGAATACGCCGAATATTTTGACGCCAACAAAGCCGAGGGCGACGTGATGTTCACCCCCTCGCCGCGCGTGGTGCTGATTCCGGGCCTGGGGATGGTGACGAGTGGCCCCGACGCGCAGGGAGCCGACGTGTCGCGCCAGCTGTATACCCGCGCCATTCAGGTGATGAAAAGCGCCAGCAGTCTGAGCGGCTTCGTGAGCCTGTCGGCGGCCGAGAGCTACGCCATCGAATACTGGCCGATGGAACTCTACAAACTCAGTCTCAAGCCCGCGCCCAAAGCGCTGGAAGGCCACGTGGCGCTCATCACGGGTGCGGCCAGCGGCATCGGGCGGGCGATTGCCCATAGGCTGGCGGCGGACGGCGCGCACATCGTCGTCGCTGACCTGAACGCGGACGGCGGAGCAGTGGTGGCCGGGGAAGTGACCAGGCAGCGCGGCCACCGCCGGGCCACCAGCGTCAGCATGAACGTGACCGAGGAGAGCCAGGTCATCGGCGCGTATCAGCATGCTGTCCTGACCTACGGCGGCGTGGACATCGCCGTCAACAATGCGGGTATCGCCTCCAGCGCCCCGATTGAGGACACCTCGCTGGAGATGTGGAACCGCAACCAGAGCATCCTCTCCACCGGGTACTTTCTGGTGGCCCGCCAGGCGTTCCGGCTGATGAAGGCGCAGGGCACCGGTGGCAATCTGGTCTTCATCGGCAGTAAGAACAGCGTGGCGGCGGGCAAGAACGCGGCAGCCTACAGTGCGGCCAAGGCGGCGGAGTTGCACCTGGCCCGCTGTCTGGCCGAGGAGGGCGGCGCGGCGGGTATCCGGGTCAACTCGGTGCTGCCCGACGGCATCCTGGCCGGAAGCAGCATCTGGGACGGCAAGTGGCGGGCCGAGCGGGCGGCGACCTACGGCATCGAACCCGACAAACTGGAGGAGTTCTACCGCAACCGCACGACCTTGAAAGTAAACGTGCTGCCCGAAGACATTGCCGAGGCGACCTACTGGCTGACCTCGCCCGCTTCCGCCAAGACGACCGGCGGCGTGATCACGGTGGACGGCGGGGTGCCGACGGCATATGTGCGGTGA
- the rhaI gene encoding L-rhamnose isomerase, protein MNADLLQALSAQRIETPSWGYGNSGTRFKTFAAPGAARDIWEKLDDAAEVQRLTGIAPGVALHIPWDEVEDYGELGKYAAQRGLTIGAINPNVFQDEEYKLGSVTNPDEAVRERAIAHLLDCVEVMKKTGSRDLSLWFADGTNYAGQDDLRSRKHRMRAGLKRVHDAMPDGTRMLVEYKLFEPAFYATDLFDWGAAYSHCLAIGEKAQVLVDLGHHAQGVNIEQIVAFLLDEGRLGGFHFNARRYGDDDLIVGTSNPFELFCIYAELVFGANSVDDLTRRTAQNVAYMIDQSHNIEPKVEAMLQSVLNCQEAYAKALLIDRDLLKEAQGQGDVLAAHRVMMDAFKTDVRPLLMELRVEMDLNPEPIQAYRAGGYQAKVTRDRGTQTGGGGYPVKEKVRS, encoded by the coding sequence ATGAACGCCGATCTGCTGCAAGCCCTCAGCGCACAACGAATAGAGACCCCCTCCTGGGGCTACGGCAACTCCGGCACCCGCTTCAAGACCTTTGCTGCTCCCGGCGCGGCCCGCGACATCTGGGAGAAGCTGGACGACGCCGCCGAGGTTCAGCGCCTGACCGGCATCGCGCCCGGCGTGGCCCTGCACATTCCCTGGGACGAGGTCGAAGACTACGGCGAACTGGGCAAGTACGCGGCCCAGCGCGGACTCACCATCGGCGCGATCAATCCCAACGTCTTTCAGGATGAGGAGTACAAGCTCGGCAGCGTCACCAATCCGGATGAGGCGGTGCGCGAGCGGGCCATCGCGCACCTGCTGGACTGCGTGGAGGTTATGAAGAAGACGGGGAGCCGTGACCTCTCGCTGTGGTTTGCCGACGGCACCAATTACGCCGGACAGGACGACTTGCGCTCACGCAAGCACCGGATGCGGGCGGGCCTGAAGCGAGTTCACGACGCCATGCCCGACGGCACGCGGATGCTGGTGGAGTACAAGCTGTTTGAACCGGCCTTCTACGCCACCGACCTGTTCGACTGGGGCGCGGCGTATTCGCACTGCCTTGCCATCGGCGAGAAGGCTCAGGTGCTGGTCGATCTCGGCCACCACGCGCAGGGTGTCAACATCGAGCAGATCGTGGCCTTCCTCTTGGATGAAGGTCGGCTGGGCGGCTTTCACTTCAATGCCCGCCGCTACGGCGACGACGACCTGATCGTGGGCACGTCCAACCCGTTCGAACTGTTCTGTATTTATGCTGAACTGGTCTTCGGCGCGAACTCGGTGGACGACTTGACCCGCCGGACGGCCCAGAACGTTGCTTACATGATCGACCAGAGCCACAACATCGAGCCGAAGGTGGAGGCCATGCTGCAAAGCGTGCTCAATTGCCAGGAAGCCTACGCCAAGGCGCTGCTGATCGACCGCGACCTGCTGAAAGAAGCCCAGGGTCAGGGCGACGTGCTGGCTGCCCACCGCGTGATGATGGACGCCTTCAAAACTGACGTGCGCCCGTTGCTGATGGAACTCCGCGTTGAAATGGACCTCAACCCCGAGCCGATTCAGGCCTACCGGGCGGGCGGCTACCAGGCCAAAGTCACCCGCGATCGCGGCACCCAGACGGGCGGCGGTGGCTACCCGGTCAAGGAAAAAGTCAGAAGCTAA
- a CDS encoding L-rhamnose mutarotase — translation MPTPHHRVCFLLQVRPERLDEYKTRHKAVWPDMLAALSKTGWHNYSLFLKNDGLLVGYFETPDLDAAQSGMANTEVSARWQADMAPFFVDLEGTPDQGFLRLEEVFHLD, via the coding sequence ATGCCTACACCGCATCACCGAGTCTGCTTTCTGCTTCAGGTGCGCCCGGAGCGCCTGGACGAGTACAAGACCCGCCACAAAGCCGTCTGGCCCGACATGCTCGCGGCCCTCTCGAAAACAGGTTGGCATAATTACTCGCTCTTTTTGAAGAATGACGGTCTGCTCGTCGGCTATTTTGAAACGCCCGATCTGGACGCGGCGCAATCCGGCATGGCGAATACGGAGGTCAGCGCCCGCTGGCAGGCGGACATGGCCCCCTTTTTCGTGGACCTTGAAGGCACGCCCGATCAGGGGTTTTTGCGGCTGGAAGAGGTGTTTCACCTTGACTAA